The Streptomyces aurantiacus genome includes a region encoding these proteins:
- a CDS encoding serine/threonine-protein kinase, whose protein sequence is MSEEPGSERVIAGRYRLLSPLGEGGMGTVWRARDEVLHREVAVKEVRAPGGLPGADVERMYARLEREAWAAARVTNRNVVTVYDVATEDGRPWIVMELIRGIALSDLLDAEGPLSPQRAAHVGAEVLAALRAAHEAGVLHRDVKPGNVLMSNDGRVVLTDFGIATVEGSSALTMTGEVIGSPEFLAPERALGRTPGPESDLWSLGVLLYAAVEGNSPFRQNTPLSTLRAVVDEELPTPHRAGPLAPVIEGLLRKDPAERIPAADAEQDLRVVAAGGTSRTGTTSYAPTAAAFPHPASTPPAPAPAYTPAAHSPQHAPAATTTTSEPDRPRRAVIAVIAGLAALALAIAGLTYALVNRDNGDNGAGDSNGGSTSGGSTGGGDNGGSGTGGSDGGSTTESSGTSGTNDGGSTTGGKQSTPAPTQSVKVTVSGSHTDYTGACPPPEAQAPTFTATFTVGVVPVDVEFRWVTETGEVSDPSWKTLSFPEGGGRSKQNTVVLTTYDASGTYENKVGVEVRSPEQRKSNSVPFSVTCETETPTGGASGSPSPQALAPNGGVRPRS, encoded by the coding sequence GTGTCCGAAGAGCCGGGCAGTGAACGAGTGATCGCGGGCCGCTACCGACTTCTCTCCCCGCTGGGCGAGGGCGGGATGGGGACGGTGTGGCGCGCCCGCGACGAGGTGCTGCACCGCGAGGTCGCCGTCAAGGAGGTGCGCGCCCCGGGCGGGCTGCCGGGCGCCGACGTCGAGCGGATGTACGCCCGGCTGGAGCGCGAGGCATGGGCGGCGGCCCGGGTCACCAACCGCAACGTGGTGACGGTCTACGACGTGGCGACGGAGGACGGCCGCCCGTGGATCGTGATGGAGCTGATCCGCGGGATCGCGCTGTCCGATCTTCTGGACGCCGAGGGCCCGTTGTCGCCGCAGCGTGCCGCCCACGTCGGTGCGGAGGTGCTCGCCGCGCTGCGGGCCGCACACGAGGCGGGCGTCCTGCACCGGGACGTCAAGCCCGGCAACGTACTGATGTCGAACGACGGCCGGGTGGTCCTCACCGACTTCGGTATCGCCACGGTCGAGGGCAGTTCGGCGCTCACCATGACCGGCGAGGTGATCGGCTCGCCCGAGTTCCTGGCACCCGAGCGGGCGCTGGGACGTACTCCGGGGCCCGAGTCCGACCTGTGGTCGCTCGGCGTGCTCCTCTACGCGGCGGTCGAGGGCAACTCGCCGTTCCGCCAGAACACCCCGCTCAGCACCCTGCGCGCGGTCGTCGACGAGGAGTTGCCGACTCCGCACCGGGCGGGTCCGCTCGCCCCGGTCATCGAGGGTCTGCTGCGCAAGGACCCGGCGGAGCGCATCCCGGCCGCGGACGCCGAACAGGACCTCCGTGTCGTCGCGGCGGGCGGCACCTCCCGTACGGGCACCACGTCCTACGCGCCGACGGCCGCGGCGTTCCCGCATCCGGCCTCGACCCCACCGGCCCCCGCTCCCGCGTACACGCCCGCCGCCCACTCCCCGCAGCACGCGCCGGCCGCGACGACGACGACCTCGGAGCCCGACCGTCCGCGGCGCGCCGTGATCGCGGTGATCGCGGGCCTGGCCGCTCTCGCGCTCGCGATCGCGGGTCTCACGTACGCCCTGGTCAACCGCGACAACGGGGACAACGGGGCCGGCGACTCCAACGGCGGGTCGACGAGCGGCGGATCGACGGGCGGCGGTGACAACGGCGGAAGCGGCACAGGCGGCTCCGACGGCGGCTCGACGACGGAGAGCTCCGGCACGAGCGGAACGAACGACGGCGGCTCGACCACCGGCGGCAAGCAATCCACTCCCGCGCCCACCCAGTCCGTGAAGGTGACGGTCTCGGGTTCGCACACCGACTACACCGGCGCCTGCCCGCCGCCCGAGGCGCAGGCTCCCACCTTCACGGCGACCTTCACGGTGGGCGTCGTGCCGGTGGACGTGGAATTCCGCTGGGTGACGGAGACCGGCGAGGTGTCCGACCCGAGCTGGAAGACCCTCTCGTTCCCCGAGGGCGGCGGGAGGTCGAAACAGAACACGGTGGTCCTGACGACGTACGACGCGTCCGGGACGTACGAGAACAAGGTGGGTGTGGAGGTCCGCAGCCCGGAGCAGCGGAAGTCGAACTCGGTTCCCTTCTCGGTCACCTGCGAGACGGAGACCCCGACGGGCGGGGCCTCCGGTTCCCCTTCTCCTCAGGCGCTGGCCCCCAACGGAGGGGTCAGGCCGCGGAGTTGA
- a CDS encoding urease accessory protein UreH domain-containing protein — protein sequence MNASAAGGLRSRLARTVSVRRRAYASCVAVLVAACALVLVPAGTAAAHPLGNFTVNRYDGLAVAPGKLRVLHVEDLAEIPATQAQPDIDKAGMASWARERCETAAGKSRVSVDGKARALTVGESRARVRPGQAGLKTLRVECRWSAALPKASTSVRFRASVDDGPGWREVTARGDRTTLTSSDVPKKSISSELTAYPEELLSSPADTATASLRVRPGGPALVEESSDAPASSILPRGADRFTRALDDLVSRQDLTLGFAALALGIAVLLGAMHALAPGHGKTIMAATAAARGDATMRDVMPLAMSVTVTHTLGVIALGVLVTAGSAAAPSVIAWLGVTSGVIVTVAGAVLVRRAWRRRDHGHSHSHGHGHSHGPHGHSQGHSHAHSPSPVLALAHAQGHEGGHKGTHAPGGDHEHGDERTHAHTGSHTHDAPHTHDDGHHHPHPHPHTHPHPHTHSHSSSLRLKDTLLLGFAGGLVPSPSAVVVLVGAAALGKAWFGLLLVLAFGAGLALTLTAAGFAVVKVGSRVSKAIENGARWSGGRTAALLRRTTPIGSAFVVVALGAGLVFKGAATALG from the coding sequence ATGAACGCCTCCGCCGCGGGCGGCCTCCGGTCCCGGCTCGCCCGGACGGTGTCCGTGCGCCGCCGGGCGTACGCGTCCTGCGTGGCCGTTCTCGTGGCGGCCTGCGCGCTCGTGCTGGTTCCTGCCGGGACGGCCGCGGCGCATCCGCTCGGGAACTTCACCGTCAACCGGTACGACGGTCTGGCCGTCGCTCCCGGGAAGCTGCGGGTTCTCCATGTGGAGGACCTGGCGGAGATCCCGGCGACCCAGGCCCAGCCCGACATCGACAAGGCGGGCATGGCGAGTTGGGCCCGCGAGCGGTGCGAGACGGCGGCGGGGAAGAGCCGGGTGAGCGTCGACGGCAAGGCCCGCGCGCTGACCGTCGGCGAGAGCCGTGCCCGGGTGCGGCCCGGACAGGCGGGACTCAAGACCCTGCGGGTGGAGTGCCGTTGGTCTGCCGCGCTGCCGAAGGCGAGCACGTCCGTGCGCTTCCGTGCCTCCGTGGACGACGGCCCGGGATGGCGTGAGGTCACGGCCCGCGGCGACCGGACGACGCTCACCTCCTCGGACGTGCCGAAGAAGTCCATCTCGAGTGAACTGACCGCGTATCCGGAGGAGTTGCTGTCGTCACCGGCGGACACGGCGACGGCTTCGCTGCGCGTCCGCCCCGGCGGGCCCGCACTCGTCGAGGAGAGTTCCGACGCTCCCGCTTCCTCCATCCTGCCGCGCGGCGCCGACCGCTTCACGCGCGCGCTGGACGACCTGGTGTCCCGCCAGGACCTGACGCTGGGCTTCGCCGCGCTGGCCCTGGGCATCGCCGTGCTGCTCGGCGCGATGCACGCCCTGGCGCCGGGCCACGGCAAGACGATCATGGCCGCCACCGCCGCGGCCCGCGGCGATGCCACCATGCGCGACGTCATGCCGCTCGCCATGTCCGTCACCGTCACCCACACGCTCGGCGTGATCGCCCTCGGCGTCCTCGTGACGGCCGGTTCGGCCGCCGCGCCCTCGGTGATCGCCTGGCTGGGCGTCACGAGCGGTGTCATCGTCACGGTGGCCGGCGCGGTCCTCGTACGACGGGCCTGGCGCCGGCGCGACCACGGGCACAGCCACTCCCACGGCCACGGCCACTCGCACGGGCCCCACGGTCATTCCCAGGGGCACTCACACGCCCACAGCCCCAGCCCTGTCCTCGCTCTCGCGCACGCGCAGGGTCACGAGGGCGGCCACAAGGGGACCCACGCGCCCGGAGGCGACCACGAACACGGTGACGAGCGGACGCACGCCCACACCGGCTCGCACACCCACGACGCTCCCCACACCCACGACGACGGACACCACCACCCGCACCCGCACCCGCACACCCACCCCCATCCGCACACCCACTCCCACTCCTCTTCTCTCAGGCTCAAGGACACCCTTCTCCTCGGCTTCGCCGGCGGCCTCGTCCCCAGCCCGTCCGCCGTCGTCGTGCTCGTCGGCGCCGCGGCGCTCGGCAAGGCGTGGTTCGGACTGCTGCTCGTGCTGGCCTTCGGGGCGGGACTCGCGCTCACCCTCACGGCGGCCGGGTTCGCCGTGGTCAAAGTGGGCAGCCGGGTCTCCAAGGCCATCGAGAACGGCGCCCGCTGGTCGGGCGGCCGGACCGCGGCCCTGCTCCGGCGGACCACGCCGATCGGATCCGCGTTCGTGGTGGTGGCCCTTGGGGCTGGATTGGTGTTCAAGGGGGCGGCAACCGCGCTCGGTTGA
- a CDS encoding tetratricopeptide repeat protein — protein sequence MSPRRNDDAQERDLADKAGEDAGATAEAPGAPEEAGQEAPEGRRESGRLRVLHLTACAVALAVAMTAGAVVLGSGDDDGMRTVSSAPGLAPELLATGSLASGISALQTHLKAQPKDYNGWSTLGVAYIEQARTNGDPSRYPQAERALKRSLELRPGNDPALAGRSALAAARHDFPGALRYAEKALDENAFNERALSTRIDALVELGRYEDASKAADQADTRRPGIPVFTRYAYVRELRGDVATARRVLKQALSSASAPGDIAYVATSLGQLAWREGEYGTALKYYAQALRADKVYLPALEGRARAQAASGDRAAAIRGMEDVVARFPLPGPLVVLGELYEARDGEQDRAKARDQYALVNAWTALARANGVNADLDTALAAADHGDRKAALRAARAEWERRHTVHTADALAWALHVNGRDDEALRYARRATATGYRDATFLYHRGVIERATGHRKEARDSLSSALKLNPGFSPVGAKAAKKTLTALDGAE from the coding sequence ATGTCCCCGCGTAGGAACGACGACGCGCAGGAGAGGGATCTCGCCGACAAGGCCGGCGAGGACGCCGGCGCGACGGCCGAGGCACCCGGGGCTCCCGAGGAGGCCGGGCAGGAGGCCCCCGAGGGGCGCCGGGAGTCCGGGCGGCTCCGGGTGCTGCACCTCACGGCCTGCGCCGTCGCTCTCGCCGTCGCGATGACCGCGGGGGCCGTGGTGCTGGGCAGCGGGGACGACGACGGCATGCGTACGGTGTCGTCCGCGCCGGGTCTCGCGCCCGAGCTGCTGGCCACGGGGAGCCTGGCTTCCGGTATCTCCGCCCTGCAGACCCACCTCAAGGCACAGCCCAAGGACTACAACGGCTGGTCCACGCTGGGTGTCGCGTACATTGAGCAGGCCCGCACCAACGGCGATCCGTCCCGCTACCCGCAGGCGGAGCGCGCGCTGAAGCGCTCACTCGAACTGCGCCCCGGCAACGACCCGGCGCTCGCGGGCCGTTCGGCGCTGGCCGCGGCCCGCCACGACTTCCCGGGCGCACTGCGGTACGCGGAGAAGGCCCTCGACGAGAACGCCTTCAACGAGCGGGCGCTGTCGACCCGTATCGACGCCCTCGTCGAACTCGGCCGCTACGAGGACGCGTCCAAGGCCGCCGACCAGGCCGACACCCGCCGCCCGGGCATCCCCGTCTTCACCCGCTACGCCTACGTGCGGGAGCTGCGCGGTGACGTCGCCACGGCACGGCGGGTCCTGAAGCAGGCCCTCTCCAGTGCGTCGGCCCCCGGCGACATCGCGTACGTGGCGACGTCGCTCGGCCAACTCGCCTGGCGCGAGGGCGAGTACGGGACGGCTCTGAAGTACTACGCGCAGGCTCTGCGCGCCGACAAGGTCTACCTTCCGGCGCTGGAGGGCCGCGCCCGGGCGCAGGCCGCAAGCGGCGACCGGGCGGCGGCGATCCGTGGCATGGAGGACGTCGTGGCCCGCTTCCCGCTGCCGGGTCCGCTGGTCGTGCTGGGTGAGCTGTACGAGGCGCGCGACGGCGAGCAGGACCGGGCGAAGGCCCGCGACCAGTACGCCCTGGTGAACGCCTGGACGGCGCTGGCCCGGGCGAACGGCGTCAACGCCGATCTCGACACGGCCCTCGCGGCGGCGGACCACGGCGACCGCAAGGCCGCCCTGCGCGCCGCCCGCGCCGAGTGGGAACGCCGGCACACCGTCCACACCGCGGACGCCCTGGCGTGGGCCCTGCACGTCAACGGCCGTGACGACGAGGCCCTCCGCTACGCCCGGCGCGCCACCGCGACCGGCTACCGAGACGCCACCTTCCTCTACCACCGCGGCGTGATCGAACGCGCCACGGGTCACAGGAAGGAGGCCCGCGACAGCCTGTCGTCGGCCCTGAAGCTGAACCCCGGCTTCTCCCCGGTCGGCGCGAAGGCGGCCAAGAAGACGCTGACGGCGCTGGACGGTGCCGAATGA
- a CDS encoding DUF4331 domain-containing protein → MTPFTSGFVGRRSLATLVCGALATGGLAAVGVTALQPGTASASSHREAPLISGQPQFDNTDVYAFVSPDKPDTTTLVANWIPFEEPAGGPNFFTFAEDAQYDLHIDSNGDAQGDLVFRYTFETHVKNDKTFLYNTGPVESLDDPDLNITQTYDIELLQLEGEHLAKRTTYADDVPVAPSNVGKASMPDYAKLRQQAVHELPGGATTFAGQADDPFFLDLRVFDLLYGGNLSEVGNDTLKEYNVNSVALQLPTDLIRESAEQPVIGVWSTTQRKSASGEYRQVSRLGMPLVNEVVNPIKDKDKFNASEPKDDADFLENVTNPELPKLIEAIYKIPAPKEPRNDLVDVFLKGVEGLNQPPHVTPSEMLRLNTSIEPAAKEKRLGVLDGDNAGFPNGRRLKDDVLDIALQVVEGELVGAKNDLGDAVNKNDQKFEKAFPYVALPTSGSRGPLAKGTTGTNDVRSQLGDALQPAGSTGGVAGMDDTTLIAVSAGSGAAGFLLVGTGVLWWRSRRRAY, encoded by the coding sequence ATGACACCTTTCACCAGCGGGTTCGTGGGACGCAGGAGCCTTGCGACCCTTGTCTGCGGTGCGCTGGCCACCGGCGGGCTCGCGGCCGTCGGCGTGACCGCGCTCCAACCGGGTACGGCAAGCGCCTCCAGCCACCGGGAGGCTCCGCTCATCTCGGGGCAGCCGCAGTTCGACAACACGGACGTGTACGCCTTCGTAAGCCCCGACAAACCGGACACGACCACGCTGGTCGCGAACTGGATCCCGTTCGAGGAACCGGCCGGAGGGCCGAACTTCTTCACGTTCGCCGAGGACGCCCAGTACGACCTGCACATCGACAGCAACGGCGACGCGCAGGGCGATCTGGTCTTCCGCTACACGTTCGAGACGCACGTCAAGAACGACAAGACCTTCCTGTACAACACGGGTCCGGTGGAGAGTCTCGACGACCCGGACCTCAACATCACGCAGACCTATGACATCGAGCTGCTGCAGCTCGAGGGCGAGCACCTGGCCAAGAGGACGACGTACGCGGACGACGTACCGGTCGCGCCGTCGAACGTCGGCAAGGCGTCGATGCCGGACTACGCCAAGCTCCGCCAGCAGGCCGTGCACGAACTCCCGGGCGGGGCGACGACGTTCGCCGGCCAGGCCGACGACCCGTTCTTCCTCGACCTGCGTGTCTTCGACCTGCTGTACGGCGGGAACCTGTCCGAGGTGGGCAACGACACGCTCAAGGAATACAACGTCAACTCCGTCGCCCTGCAGCTGCCGACCGACCTGATCCGGGAGTCGGCCGAGCAGCCGGTCATCGGTGTCTGGTCGACGACGCAGCGCAAGAGCGCGAGCGGCGAGTACCGGCAGGTCTCGCGCCTCGGCATGCCGCTGGTGAACGAGGTCGTCAACCCGATCAAGGACAAGGACAAGTTCAACGCGTCCGAGCCCAAGGACGACGCGGACTTCCTGGAGAACGTGACCAACCCCGAGCTGCCGAAGCTCATCGAGGCGATCTACAAGATCCCGGCGCCCAAGGAGCCGAGGAACGACCTGGTCGACGTGTTCCTGAAGGGCGTGGAGGGTCTCAACCAGCCCCCGCACGTCACTCCTTCGGAGATGCTGCGCCTCAACACCTCGATCGAGCCGGCCGCCAAGGAGAAGCGTCTGGGCGTGCTGGACGGTGACAACGCGGGCTTCCCGAACGGCCGTCGCCTGAAGGACGACGTGCTGGACATCGCACTGCAGGTCGTCGAGGGCGAACTCGTGGGCGCCAAGAACGACTTGGGTGACGCGGTCAACAAGAACGACCAGAAGTTCGAGAAGGCGTTCCCCTACGTCGCGCTGCCGACCTCCGGCTCGCGCGGTCCGCTCGCCAAGGGCACGACGGGTACGAACGACGTGCGCAGCCAGCTCGGTGACGCGCTGCAGCCCGCGGGCTCCACGGGCGGTGTCGCCGGTATGGACGACACCACTTTGATCGCCGTCTCGGCGGGGTCGGGCGCGGCCGGGTTCCTGCTCGTCGGCACGGGTGTCCTGTGGTGGCGCAGCCGCCGTCGGGCCTACTGA
- a CDS encoding sigma-70 family RNA polymerase sigma factor: MEADELLVLVAGGDQKAFEDLYALVSGPVFGLVRRVVRDPAQSEEVAQEVLLELWRSAGRYDPGRGSALAWVLTLAHRRAVDRVRSARAAGERELRMARRANGPAFDQVAEEVEAGLEREWVRRCLDRLTALQRQSVTLAYYDGYTYREVAERLSLPLGTVKTRMRDGLTRLRDCLGGVA, translated from the coding sequence GTGGAGGCGGACGAACTTCTGGTGCTCGTGGCCGGAGGCGACCAGAAGGCCTTCGAGGATCTGTACGCCCTCGTGTCCGGGCCGGTGTTCGGCCTGGTACGCCGGGTGGTGCGGGACCCGGCCCAGTCGGAGGAAGTGGCGCAGGAGGTACTCCTCGAGCTCTGGCGCTCCGCCGGGCGCTACGATCCCGGCCGTGGCAGCGCACTCGCCTGGGTCCTGACCCTCGCGCACCGCAGGGCGGTCGACCGGGTCCGCAGTGCCCGCGCCGCCGGGGAGCGCGAACTGCGCATGGCCCGGCGGGCGAACGGCCCGGCCTTCGACCAGGTCGCCGAGGAGGTCGAGGCCGGCCTCGAACGTGAATGGGTGCGCCGCTGCCTGGACCGGCTCACCGCCTTACAACGACAGTCCGTCACACTCGCCTACTACGACGGCTACACGTACCGTGAAGTGGCCGAACGGCTCTCCCTGCCGCTCGGCACGGTCAAGACGCGAATGCGCGACGGACTCACGCGGTTGCGCGACTGCCTGGGAGGTGTCGCATGA
- a CDS encoding anti-sigma factor, protein MTLFRRSELHSLAAPYALDALEAHEHKRFEKHLRRCDSCAAEVRALREDAVRLAWSTAAPPPAAMRDRVLMAVRNTPQEHVAGQAPPVRTAQPLPGMRTVQPPSRARRSGFSPFFVPLASTTAAAALVVAALFGMQASRTQDQLDQERAQASEIAHVLAAPDARAGAGRDATGHGIGVVASASQRTAVVTSAGLGTPSNQRVHQLWLMRPEGKPRSLGLLDGDTPLIATGLNTDATSLAVTVEPSGGSPQPTTAPVVQLALESLGFGE, encoded by the coding sequence ATCACCCTCTTCCGGCGGAGCGAACTGCACTCGCTGGCCGCCCCGTACGCCCTCGACGCCCTGGAAGCCCACGAGCACAAACGGTTCGAGAAGCACCTGAGACGATGCGACAGCTGCGCCGCCGAGGTGCGCGCCCTGCGCGAGGACGCGGTCCGCCTCGCCTGGTCCACAGCTGCCCCGCCGCCCGCCGCGATGCGCGACCGGGTCCTCATGGCCGTCCGGAACACACCCCAGGAACACGTCGCGGGGCAGGCGCCCCCGGTGCGCACCGCACAGCCGCTGCCGGGCATGCGGACCGTGCAGCCGCCGTCGCGCGCCCGTCGCTCCGGCTTCTCGCCGTTCTTCGTCCCGCTCGCCTCCACGACGGCGGCCGCCGCACTCGTCGTCGCCGCCCTCTTCGGCATGCAGGCGTCCCGTACACAGGATCAGCTGGACCAGGAGCGGGCACAGGCGAGTGAGATCGCACACGTTCTCGCCGCGCCGGACGCCCGCGCGGGCGCCGGACGGGACGCGACCGGTCACGGCATCGGCGTCGTCGCGTCCGCGTCGCAGCGCACCGCCGTGGTGACGTCGGCCGGTCTCGGTACGCCTTCGAACCAGAGGGTTCACCAACTGTGGCTCATGAGACCAGAGGGGAAACCGCGTTCTCTGGGGCTCCTCGACGGCGACACGCCCTTGATTGCCACCGGACTCAACACGGACGCGACCTCACTCGCTGTCACCGTCGAGCCGTCGGGCGGTTCTCCGCAGCCCACAACCGCACCGGTTGTCCAACTCGCCCTGGAATCGCTTGGATTCGGAGAGTAA
- a CDS encoding CaiB/BaiF CoA transferase family protein — protein sequence MIPRMEPLPLPLEGITVVAVEQAVAAPFATRQLADLGARVIKVERLDGGDFARGYDTAAAGLASHFVWCNRGKESVALDLKDPRGLDVVRRLVAGADVFVQNLAQGAAARLGLDAATLCAADPRLIAVDISGYGASGPYAGKRAYDMLVQCEAGLVSVTGTADQPVKAGIPAADIAAAMYAFSGVLAALVRRGTTGRGGPVEVSMLEALAEWMGHPLHHTMHGGAPPARTGLAHAVIAPYDAYPTADGGRVLLSVQNDREWRRLAEQVLKRPELAHDPAYATNAARVEHREHTDESVGRALVGLDTDEAVARLEAAGIACARLRNVREVAEHPQLAARDRWREVESPVGPLRALLPPITLPGGDAARMGPVPALGEHTEALLRAVGMTDDEIAALRRDGVAA from the coding sequence ATGATCCCCCGCATGGAGCCGCTTCCCCTGCCCCTCGAGGGCATCACCGTCGTCGCCGTCGAGCAGGCCGTCGCCGCGCCCTTCGCCACCCGGCAACTCGCCGACCTCGGGGCCCGCGTCATCAAGGTCGAGCGTCTCGACGGCGGCGACTTCGCGCGCGGTTACGACACCGCGGCCGCCGGTCTCGCCTCGCACTTCGTGTGGTGCAACCGCGGCAAGGAGTCCGTCGCCCTCGACCTCAAGGACCCGCGCGGCCTCGACGTGGTGCGCCGACTCGTGGCGGGCGCCGACGTCTTCGTGCAGAACCTCGCCCAGGGCGCCGCCGCGCGGCTCGGCCTGGACGCGGCGACGCTGTGCGCGGCCGACCCGCGGCTGATCGCCGTGGACATCTCGGGTTACGGGGCCTCGGGCCCGTACGCCGGCAAGCGTGCGTACGACATGCTCGTGCAGTGCGAGGCGGGGCTGGTGTCCGTGACGGGGACGGCTGACCAACCGGTGAAGGCGGGGATCCCGGCGGCCGACATCGCGGCGGCCATGTACGCGTTCTCGGGGGTGCTGGCGGCCCTGGTGCGGCGCGGTACGACGGGGCGCGGCGGGCCGGTGGAGGTGTCGATGCTGGAGGCGCTGGCCGAGTGGATGGGGCATCCGCTGCACCACACGATGCACGGCGGCGCTCCTCCGGCGCGCACGGGCCTCGCGCACGCCGTCATCGCTCCGTACGACGCCTATCCGACGGCGGACGGCGGGCGGGTGCTGCTGTCGGTGCAGAACGACCGGGAGTGGCGGCGGCTGGCCGAACAGGTACTCAAGCGGCCGGAGTTGGCGCACGATCCGGCGTACGCGACGAATGCGGCCCGGGTCGAACACCGGGAGCACACCGACGAGTCGGTCGGCCGGGCACTGGTGGGTCTCGACACGGACGAGGCCGTGGCACGCCTGGAGGCGGCCGGGATCGCCTGCGCACGCCTGCGGAACGTAAGGGAAGTGGCGGAACATCCACAGCTGGCGGCGAGGGACCGCTGGCGGGAGGTGGAGTCGCCGGTCGGGCCGCTGAGGGCTCTGCTGCCGCCGATCACGCTGCCGGGCGGGGACGCGGCGAGGATGGGGCCCGTACCCGCGCTCGGGGAGCACACCGAGGCGCTGCTGCGTGCCGTGGGGATGACGGACGATGAGATCGCAGCACTGCGCCGGGACGGTGTGGCCGCCTGA
- a CDS encoding ABC transporter permease: MSTLAYDGTAMLGRQLRLIRHNPGLLILTQTMPITMLLFFGYVFGSALAMPGEEYRAFLVPGLLVATAANGIMTGMFQAAQDSHRGVTDRFRTLPMSRAAVPLGQAAADLVVTAAGLVPFLLVGLAVGWRVEGSAPAAAGAVGLLLLFRFATTWIGILLGLLSQSEEAAGQLGGATFILPLLSNAYIPTDNLPQWLRTLAEWNPISAVSTALRDLFGNAPVPSDGAWPVTHPVAGSLAWCAVLIAVFMPLAVRRYAHGRR, translated from the coding sequence ATGAGCACGTTGGCGTACGACGGAACGGCGATGCTGGGCCGCCAGCTGCGGCTGATCCGGCACAACCCGGGCCTGCTGATCCTCACCCAGACCATGCCGATCACCATGCTGCTGTTCTTCGGCTACGTCTTCGGCAGCGCGCTGGCGATGCCCGGCGAGGAGTACCGGGCCTTCCTGGTACCGGGGTTGCTGGTCGCGACGGCCGCCAACGGCATCATGACCGGCATGTTCCAGGCGGCGCAGGACTCGCACCGGGGCGTCACGGACCGCTTCCGTACGCTGCCGATGAGCAGGGCGGCGGTACCGCTCGGGCAGGCGGCGGCCGACCTGGTCGTCACGGCCGCGGGCCTGGTGCCGTTCCTGCTCGTGGGGCTCGCGGTGGGGTGGCGGGTGGAGGGTTCCGCGCCGGCCGCGGCGGGTGCCGTGGGGCTGCTGCTGCTCTTCCGGTTCGCGACCACGTGGATCGGGATCCTGCTGGGGCTCCTCTCGCAGAGCGAGGAGGCGGCCGGTCAGCTCGGCGGCGCGACGTTCATCCTGCCGCTGCTGTCGAACGCGTACATCCCGACGGACAACCTGCCCCAATGGCTGCGCACGCTCGCCGAGTGGAACCCGATCAGCGCGGTGTCCACGGCCCTGCGGGACCTGTTCGGCAACGCGCCGGTACCGTCCGACGGCGCCTGGCCGGTGACGCACCCCGTCGCGGGTTCGCTGGCCTGGTGCGCGGTCCTCATCGCGGTGTTCATGCCGCTCGCCGTCCGCCGGTACGCCCACGGCCGCCGCTGA
- a CDS encoding ATP-binding cassette domain-containing protein — MTTTYGVLSEGLEKRFGEVHALRGLDLAVAEGTVCGLLGSNGAGKTTAVRLLTTLLRPDAGSARVAGHDLVREPDAVRRAIGVTGQYASVDGDLTGRENLRLFARLRRLPRAAGRAEELLDRFELTDAAHRPASTYSGGMRRRLDLAASLITRPAVLFLDEPTTGLDPHSRNQIWETVRALKSEGTTVLLTTQYLEEADQLADDIVLVDRGRAAHSGTPAELKALIGSYAEAVVAHPDAMAGAAAVLDQLSGSAPDFDQERRAVGVVTTDPTLTLPRLVRELDAAGVPLLDVSLRPPTLDDVFLRLTEGVTAGRTDGRTDGRTDHKELVT; from the coding sequence ATGACTACTACGTACGGTGTACTTAGTGAGGGTCTGGAGAAGCGCTTCGGGGAGGTCCACGCCCTTCGGGGGCTGGATCTCGCGGTGGCCGAGGGAACCGTCTGCGGGCTGCTGGGCTCCAACGGCGCGGGAAAGACAACGGCGGTCCGGCTCCTCACCACCCTGCTGCGGCCCGACGCCGGTTCCGCCCGGGTCGCGGGGCACGATCTCGTCCGCGAACCGGACGCCGTGCGCCGCGCGATCGGCGTCACCGGGCAGTACGCCTCGGTCGACGGCGACCTCACGGGGCGGGAGAACCTGCGGCTGTTCGCGAGGCTTCGCCGCCTGCCGAGGGCGGCCGGCCGGGCCGAGGAACTGCTCGACCGCTTCGAGCTCACCGACGCGGCGCACCGCCCCGCCTCGACCTACTCCGGCGGCATGCGACGCCGCCTGGACCTGGCCGCGAGCCTGATCACCCGGCCCGCGGTGCTGTTCCTCGACGAGCCGACGACGGGACTCGACCCGCACAGCCGCAACCAGATCTGGGAGACCGTGCGGGCCCTGAAGTCCGAGGGCACGACCGTCCTGCTCACCACCCAGTACCTGGAGGAGGCGGACCAGCTCGCCGACGACATCGTGCTCGTGGACCGGGGCCGAGCCGCGCACTCGGGGACGCCCGCGGAACTCAAGGCGCTCATCGGCTCGTACGCGGAGGCGGTCGTCGCCCACCCGGACGCGATGGCCGGCGCGGCGGCCGTGCTGGACCAACTGTCCGGCTCCGCACCGGACTTCGACCAGGAGCGGCGGGCCGTCGGCGTGGTCACCACCGACCCGACGCTCACCCTCCCCCGACTCGTGCGCGAACTCGACGCCGCCGGAGTGCCGTTGCTCGACGTGAGCCTGCGCCCGCCGACGCTCGACGACGTCTTCCTCCGCCTGACCGAAGGCGTGACCGCAGGCCGGACCGACGGCCGGACCGACGGCCGGACCGACCACAAGGAGCTTGTGACATGA